In Bombyx mori chromosome 11, ASM3026992v2, one genomic interval encodes:
- the LOC101737703 gene encoding glycine cleavage system H protein, mitochondrial codes for MAIQRCLLQIVKTYKLRHHLQSNIRQTYCMLCLKYSTGGSSRKYTDRHEWVTIDKDIGTVGVSEYAQESLGDVVFAQLPDPGTDLKAGDECGALESVKAASEIYSPLSGTVTEKNKDVEDKPALINTSCYDKGWLFRLKIIKQSEINDLMTEEEYKKFLETDAEKPE; via the coding sequence ATGGCAATACAGAGATGCTTATTACAAATAGTGAAAACTTACAAATTAAGGCATCATTTACAGTCAAACATCAGACAAACATACTGTATGTTATGCCTGAAGTACAGCACAGGTGGATCATCAAGGAAATATACTGATAGACATGAATGGGTTACAATAGACAAAGATATAGGTACAGTTGGGGTTAGCGAATATGCCCAAGAATCTCTTGGTGATGTTGTTTTTGCACAGCTGCCAGACCCCGGAACAGACCTTAAAGCTGGTGATGAGTGCGGTGCCTTAGAAAGTGTGAAAGCTGCTAGTGAAATCTATTCTCCATTATCTGGTACTGTTACGGAGAAAAATAAAGATGTAGAAGACAAACCCGCACTAATAAATACATCTTGTTATGACAAAGGATGGTTGTTTAGGTTGAAAATAATTAAGCAAAGCGAGATAAATGATCTCATGACTGAAGAAGAGTACAAGAAATTTTTGGAAACAGATGCTGAGAAACCAGAATAA
- the LOC101738147 gene encoding retinol dehydrogenase 11, producing the protein MSVIIASAVLSAAAFYWYVNRDKPIKHILKEIRYALDMQGAGAGGLIDDWINVSRNRIALPDAAGKVAVVTGGARGIGTEVIKGLLKANMRVIIGIRNPELVHKLSESMENGQNLEAYKLDLKSLKSVKEFADNVLHKYPKINLLVNNAGIMYGKYELTTDGFESQLAVNHLGHFYLTHLLLPALKKAGNLCEPSRFINVTSCGHYPGQIYFDDINMKEHYDETAAYAQSKLAQLMMARYINKIMEENNIPVKGYSVHPGIVNTDLFDGTVFKRVFPWAMKLFFKTPEKGAVSILFACFNEELQKRGGLYISNCIEGISNRFSKNLEYQKILFELSCQLVGIDAENFGNTE; encoded by the exons atgtcTGTTATTATAGCATCTGCTGTTTTGAGCGCTGCCGCTTTTTATTGGTATGTAAACCGTGATAAACCAATCAAGCATATACTGAAAGAGATTCGGTACGCGTTGGACATGCAGGGCGCTGGGGCGGGTGGCCTTATTGACGACTGGATTAACGTGTCGAGGAACAGAATTGCGTTACCAGATGCGGCCGGAAAAGTTGCGGTCGTTACCGGCGGAGCGAGGGGCATCGGCACAGAAGTCATCAAGGGCTTACTCAAAGCAAACATGCGGGTGATAATCGGAATACGAAACCCGGAATTGGTGCATAAATTATCTGAATCAATGGAGAATGGTCAAAACTTGGAAGCTTACAAACTGGatttgaaatcgttaaaatCCGTCAAGGAATTTGCTGATAATGTACTGCATAAGTACCCAAAGATAAATTTACTAGTTAACAATGCTGGGATAATGTATGGGAAGTATGAATTGACTACAGACGGTTTTGAATCACAACTCGCTGTGAATCACCTGGGGCATTTTTATTTGACACACCTACTTTTGCCGGCTTTGAAGAAAGCTGGAAACTTATGTGAACCATCAAGGTTCATTAATGTGACGTCATGTGGCCACTATCCGGGACAAATATATTTTGATGATATTAACATGAAAGAGCATTATGATGAAACTGCAGCTTATGCACAATCCAAATTAGCTCAG TTAATGATGGCAAGATACATTAATAAGATTATGGAAGAGAATAATATTCCTGTCAAAGGATACTCAGTGCATCCCGGGATTGTCAACACTGATTTATTCGATGGTACAGTCTTCAAAAGAGTTTTTCCATGGGCTATGAAATTATTCTTCAAGACTCCAGAAAAGGGAGCCGTTTCTATACTCTTTGCGTGTTTCAATGAAGAATTGCAGAAGCGGGGAGGATTATACATTAGTAATTGTATTGAAGGGATCAGTAATAGATTTTCAAAGAATTTGGAATatcaaaaaatactttttgagCTATCCTGTCAATTAGTTGGAATTGATGCCGAGAACTTTGGAAATActgaataa